In Aedes albopictus strain Foshan chromosome 3, AalbF5, whole genome shotgun sequence, the following are encoded in one genomic region:
- the LOC115255980 gene encoding uncharacterized protein LOC115255980: protein MLLQLLVLYLCFRSSNSAYVSVQSPYVNSAGVNYVGGHAQYHSGYLTSAARYPNQVQAVQLVGSPSYQSYPSYYPYNIQSPAVSFAPHPFQTYGHAAVGPVVYGGVQRPSVVAYAPQPFYPVATPHQGPAVHAVHVPAAPVVPVHVPVAPVKPVTTVTKVAAVTPVTTTVTKTVTREEETFSSSTETPLPVIKSRKYKVRRPAIQNQFYDIEERVIIRPVGSALVELEQPASRTETKVTSHTVQTQPNRGSGGQGRAVFTGTTTVTQKPQIIHTVYQQTPVQHTPVVAPHPVIIHASSAGHVVPQPAIHHVQAPVPVYVNHVQPVYVPVTPVPVSTAVTTFKPVHHVTTQIVTTPAPTTDPSAISSTGYDYDDSVVVEPRGSGSTYHVVSSTEAPLEHSTLDATAKYRICDEVTSGDLPKRGDIAITYASTEATHQGLSEADHSTASKSTVTPKPNLSVSASFKNVQVKSRVDIEDQNQSQSSVSERQQTQSRRGQINEITATSPKVIIANGLSADQARSNQDQFIRLLSERDSISEVGYGPNTDTSSSLINTYVRSRVLSATPAPQGAKETSRTVNIRRIIVSRPIETEQEVEVREHTFSAHPTTHQVTSSSEQVPVYTTIKPPAFASDDAK from the coding sequence aTGCTCTTGCAACTTCTAGTTCTGTACCTATGTTTTAGGTCCAGCAATTCAGCCTATGTTTCGGTTCAATCACCATACGTGAATTCAGCAGGGGTGAACTACGTCGGTGGCCATGCTCAGTACCATTCAGGATATTTGACGAGTGCAGCAAGATATCCCAACCAAGTGCAAGCTGTTCAGCTAGTCGGTAGCCCGTCGTATCAATCATATCCGTCCTACTATCCGTACAATATTCAATCTCCAGCGGTATCTTTCGCTCCGCATCCATTCCAAACATATGGTCATGCAGCGGTTGGTCCGGTAGTGTATGGTGGAGTTCAAAGGCCATCCGTTGTAGCATACGCTCCTCAACCTTTCTACCCAGTCGCTACCCCACATCAGGGTCCTGCTGTACACGCTGTGCATGTTCCAGCGGCGCCTGTCGTTCCAGTTCACGTTCCTGTAGCACCTGTTAAGCCAGtaactacggtaacaaaagtagCAGCTGTTACACCAGTAACGACTACTGTTACCAAAACGGTCACTAGAGAAGAAGAAACTTTTTCTTCCAGCACTGAAACCCCGCTTCCGGTTATCAAATCACGCAAGTACAAAGTTAGAAGACCAGCAATCCAGAACCAGTTCTATGACATCGAAGAACGGGTTATTATTAGGCCTGTCGGAAGTGCCCTTGTAGAACTGGAGCAACCGGCATCCAGAACTGAAACGAAGGTAACTTCCCACACAGTTCAGACACAACCAAACAGGGGAAGTGGTGGGCAGGGACGTGCAGTATTTACCGGAACAACTACCGTAACTCAGAAGCCCCAAATCATTCACACTGTGTACCAGCAGACACCCGTGCAACACACTCCAGTAGTTGCTCCACATCCTGTGATTATTCATGCCAGCAGTGCTGGTCACGTTGTTCCTCAACCTGCCATCCATCATGTGCAAGCACCAGTACCTGTATATGTAAATCATGTTCAACCAGTATACGTTCCAGTAACACCTGTTCCAGTTAGTACTGCGGTCACTACGTTCAAACCTGTACATCACGTAACCACACAAATTGTAACAACTCCTGCTCCAACTACAGATCCCTCTGCCATATCTAGCACAGGCTACGACTACGATGACTCCGTGGTAGTGGAGCCACGTGGAAGTGGCTCGACATATCACGTTGTCTCAAGTACCGAGGCTCCACTAGAGCATTCGACTTTAGATGCTACAGCCAAGTACAGAATTTGTGACGAAGTCACTTCCGGTGATCTTCCCAAAAGGGGAGACATCGCAATCACATATGCTTCAACTGAAGCAACACACCAAGGTCTTTCCGAAGCGGATCATTCTACTGCTTCAAAATCTACGGTAACACCTAAACCAAACCTCTCTGTATCCGCGTCATTCAAAAACGTTCAGGTAAAATCTCGAGTCGATATTGAAGATCAAAACCAATCACAGTCGTCAGTTTCGGAACGCCAACAAACTCAATCGCGCAGAGGACAGATAAATGAAATTACAGCGACATCGCCGAAGGTCATCATAGCTAATGGTCTTTCAGCCGATCAAGCCCGTTCGAACCAAGATCAGTTTATTCGACTGTTGTCCGAGCGAGATTCTATTTCGGAAGTAGGTTATGGGCCCAACACCGACACTTCAAGTAGTCTAATCAACACCTACGTTCGAAGTCGCGTGCTATCAGCAACGCCTGCCCCACAAGGCGCTAAAGAAACAAGCAGAACCGTCAACATCCGAAGAATAATTGTATCCCGACCGATTGAAACCGAACAAGAGGTCGAGGTTCGGGAGCACACCTTCTCTGCACATCCCACCACACACCAAGTCACATCCAGCTCGGAGCAGGTTCCCGTCTACACGACGATCAAGCCACCAGCATTTGCCAGTGATGATGCCAAATAA